The genome window TACTTACATCGAAAGTTGATAGGGCAGAAATTTGAATGAACCGTCGCCAGCGCAAGGCTATGCGATCCGTAAAGTTATTATGAATCACCAAGGAGCCCCGAAGGGCATTGGTTTTTTATCTAATAAACATCCCTTCCGAAGTCGGGATTTTCAGCATGTATTAGCTCTAGAATTACCACGGTTATCCAAGTAGTAAGGTATTATCAAATAAACGATAACTGATTTAATGAGCCATTCGCAGTTTCACGGTATAATTGCTTATACTTAGACATGCATGGCTTAATCTTTGAGACAAGCATATGACTACTGGCAGAATCAACCAGGTAATATCGTTCACGCAGCATGCCAAGGCACGCGGCTAAGCCCCAACGGCGCATTTCGCTGCGGGCAACTTATTCAATTGCCCACTGAGTTCCCAAGACGTGGTCCGCAACAGAGCCGGACAGGCGTCGCGCCCGTGACCAGCCGCTACATGTACGCctcaagaggaggaagcctTCGCCGACTCACGCAGCACAAGGCGCGGATTAGTCGGCGGGGCAGCCCCAAAGGTCTAGGAGATTTTTGGCATAGCCAGCAATCCACAAACCTGAAATGGCGCCCGCTCATGGAATTGAGCAGGACTTCAGGTGTCGGGCGCAAGTAGACGGCGCAATGCCTGCGGCACCGTCAGCCTACAAGCACCCAACAGTAGCCGAGTCCTGGGCAACGCGCTGACTAGAGTTAACTTTGCCAACCGCTACCTGGGAAACAAGGCGAGCGAGTATGAAACCAAAAAGTTGCAGCAGCCGCCAATCTGCGCTGCGAACAGCACCAGACGAGCGGCTGCCCGTAAAaataaccaagcagcagaGTCTTTACCCTTTTACAGGCAAGAGTAGCCACAGGCTTTCTACCAACCCAGTTGCCCACCTAGAGTATGACTACTTTAGGTGTGCTCCTTGTAGTATGTAGGAACGCATGTCGCTCGGCGGTTAtgggtttgcagatcccggccggaaacgacgtcgGAGGTCGCATTTTTGTATGCAAaatcgcgtagacatgcgcagccccatacaaaccaaatgccagattcaacgagatagctcgttttcgcaccaccgccaccattATGCGCCCAAACACGCCGTGTTTAGGCGCAAAAGGATTGTGATGCTTATGCAATTCTTCTGAGCCCACTTGAGAGGCGGTACAgcaggcgacgttgttggcgtAAAAAGTACGCTGCGCATGCAGGCGACTAACGACAAGGCTGGGATTGCGCCACGGACCAAAGCAACGGGTTTTCTGCGTTAGTTCCGCCATCCCCGCTGCGGGAcaaatggaatgggaacGTGATGGCTCTCTCTCCGTATAGACTGCTTTTGCAGACTACATGGCTGGTTGGGATAGGCGCCAGCTGGACCAAACATTGGGTGGGCATCACATGATGCGGCCGCACCTGCAGCTACCGGTCTGTATAAAACCAGGGTTTTGCTCTTTATTCCCTCGCCCATCTACCAACAATATTTACCCATCATCAGCTACACAATCGTACCTTGTACACTCAAAATGGCCTGGAATCCGCACAGCAGAAATAATACCGGTCGCCCAGAAGTAGTTCCGCAGGATCGCCTGATTGGGAGTGCAAGGAGATATGAGTTGAAGGTCGAACAGCAACCTATTCGAGCGCGCATGTGTGGATTCGGCGATAAAGACCGCAGGCCTataacgccgccgccatgTATCCGCCTCATCGTCTATGACCGGATTACGGGGCGAGAGCTGGACTTCAACGACATCGACAGCACCTACTTTGTCCTCATGGTGGACCTCTGGAACCAGGAAGGTACGCCGCTGTCACCTAGTGCGGCATTCCAGCGCAGCTCCCacagtcagcatcagcagtagcacaacgacctcgtatccgccgccgccagaCCGGCAGTACGTAACAACAGCCATTCCGCAGTACGATCCACCGTACAGAATGACGACGCACATGCCGTCATATTCGCATGGCCCCGTAATGGGGTACCGTACCCGCAGCCTGGACCGCGCTAGCTATCCGGCGTACGCCCAAACTTACGGCCAACCACCCCAGGCACCCATAATGCCCCGCACCCATGAGTTCAAACCACACGCGCAATCTTATCGGCATGAATGCCGTCAACGCTTGTCGTCTCAACGACCTCGACGGCAAAGCCGGCTTCTGGTTCGTGCTGCAGGATCTGAGCGTCCGGACAGAGGGCACCTTTCGACTCAAGCTCAGCCTCTTCGACATTGGCAGCGGCACAAACACGGTGGTGCCCGA of Pyrenophora tritici-repentis strain M4 chromosome Unknown M4_contig_00048, whole genome shotgun sequence contains these proteins:
- a CDS encoding Velvet domain containing protein, which translates into the protein MAWNPHSRNNTGRPEVVPQDRLIGSARRYELKVEQQPIRARMCGFGDKDRRPITPPPCIRLIVYDRITGRELDFNDIDSTYFVLMVDLWNQEGTPLSPSAAFQRSSHSQHQQ